Proteins encoded within one genomic window of Bombus vancouverensis nearcticus chromosome 4, iyBomVanc1_principal, whole genome shotgun sequence:
- the LOC117166809 gene encoding uncharacterized protein LOC117166809 yields MSESLKIVIIIAECDNLAWNRISYFSQAPIRGLSNEWSVNKNAIIECIPPLVTISLCLSSHLNLIFNTEKVKDVLLFIKHDHNYYINRPENKILQFYTTQGNKIILYYLSYLYSTVLAFLLGPTISLVIDLIQSNHSKEKSLPVIVDYGVDTQQYFYYVFIPVYIAIFIVAMVISTSYSAYMLYVQHACALFAIVSYQLRTIHILDTSSLINLKDHRLLEKYKNVELSQEEKEKIFRKLLLCIKEHKNAIRYSNLVESLFAKFILAQMFFHIICLSIGGVGTVLNLGNTDEMTRFGSLALAQAIHIFILCLPGQRLLNHSEEVYVATCEVVWYMLPKKFHSLYMLLIARTMKFSKITAFKMAVMSMETFLAIIQTTMSYFTMLLSTI; encoded by the exons ATGTCTGAATCTC tgaaaattgtaattattatagCAGAATGCGATAATTTGGCATGGAATAGAATTTCGTACTTTTCTCAAGCACCA aTTCGAGGATTATCCAACGAGTGGAGTGTCAACAAAAATGCTATCATTGAATGCATACCACCGTTGGTGACAATCTCTCTCTGCTTGTCGTCGCATTTGAACCTAATTTTTAACACGGAGAAG GTCAAAGATGTACTCTTATTCATTAAACATGATCATAATTATTACATAAACCGGCCAGAAAATAAGATTCTTCAATTTTATACCACGCAAggaaacaaaattatattatattatctct cGTACCTTTATTCAACAGTTTTGGCTTTCTTACTGGGTCCAACCATATCACTAGTAATTGATCTCATTCAATCGAATCATTCCAAGGAGAAAAGCTTACCAGTCATAGTCGATTATGGCGTGGATACacaacaatatttttattatgtgTTCATACCTGTATATATAGCAATATTCATAGTAGCTATGGTAATTTCTACTAGCTATAGCGCTTACATGTTATACGTCCAACATGCCTGTGCTTTGTTTGCAATTGTGAG TTATCAATTAAGAACTATACACATTTTGGATACAAGTAGCTTGATAAACTTAAAGGATCATCGTTTACTCGAAAAGTATAAAAATGTCGAATTATCAcaggaagaaaaggagaagattTTTAGAAAACTGTTACTTTGTATAAAAGAACATAAAAATGCAATAAG ATACTCAAATCTCGTGGAATCATTGTTCGCCAAATTTATATTAGCTCAAATGTTTTTTCACATTATCTGTCTTAGCATTGGTGGAGTTGGA ACTGTCTTGAACTTAGGTAATACGGACGAAATGACGCGATTTGGATCACTTGCATTGGCACAagctatacatatattcatTCTTTGCCTTCCTGGACAAAGATTATTAAATCATAGTGAAGAAGTATATGTCGCGAC ATGTGAGGTAGTGTGGTATATGCTCCCTAAAAAGTTTCATAGTTTATATATGTTATTAATCGCAAGGACAATGAAATTCAGCAAAATAACAGCTTTCAAAATGGCGGTCATGTCAATGGAAACGTTTCTCGCG attatTCAAACCACAATGAGTTACTTCACTATGTTATTATCGACTATATAA
- the Pli gene encoding E3 ubiquitin-protein ligase pellino isoform X2: protein MVIRSDGGSSESPLLVEEGETVGAPHSPRSKHNHNHTHANPHRSHSYRHEKPKQLIKYGELVILGYNGFLPPGDRGRRRSKFVLFKRPVPNGVKRSKHYIVKTPHSSQAILNTKQHSISYTLSRTQAVIVEYTEDEGTDMFQVGRSSESPIDFVVMDTCAGGSDGSNEGRVAQSTISRFACRILADRSDPRIARIYAAGFDSSRNIFLGEKATKWQENREIDGLTTNGVLIMHPRGQFCGGEAQCGFWREVSVGGGVFSLRESRSAQQKGNVVEDENNILQDGTLIDLCGATLLWRSAEGLAKSPTKHNLEELVDAINAGRPQCPVGLNTLVIPRKAAADSAQQQPYVYLKCGHVQGLHDWGQEKDKATRRCPMCLVAGSVVKLSMGIEPAFYVDCGPPTYAFRPCGHMATEKTVKYWEKVAIPHGTNGYIAICPFCAVPLEGTPGYVKLIFQDNVD, encoded by the exons ATGGTGATACG ATCTGACGGTGGTAGCAGTGAAAGTCCATTACTTGTGGAAGAAGGAGAAACAGTTGGTGCACCTCACAGTCCACGCAGCAAACATAATCACAATCATACACATGCTAATCCTCATAGGTCCCACAGTTACCGCCATGAAAAACCAAAAcagctaataaaatatggaGAATTAGTTATTCTTGG ttaCAATGGATTCCTTCCACCAGGGGATAGAGGAAGGAGAAGAAGTAAGTTCGTTTTGTTTAAAAGACCTGTACCAAATGGCGTGAAACGCAGTAAACATTACATCGTTAAAACACCTCATAGTTCGCAAGCTATTCTTAATACAAAACAACATTCGATATCGTATACTCTTTCTCGAACACAAGCCGTTATCGTGGAGTATACCGAAGATGAAGGAACTGATATGTTTCAG GTTGGACGTTCTTCCGAATCTCCTATCGACTTTGTTGTCATGGACACATGTGCAGGCGGTAGTGACGGTTCGAACGAAGGACGCGTTGCTCAAAGTACAATTAGCAGGTTTGCCTGTCGAATTCTCGCCGATCGATCGGATCCTAGAATCGCCAGAATATATGCTGCAGGttttgatagttcaagaaataTCTTTTTAGGG GAAAAAGCAACAAAGTGGCAAGAAAATCGTGAGATTGATGGGCTCACAACAAATGGCGTTTTAATAATGCATCCGCGGGGTCAGTTTTGTGGCGGTGAAGCACAGTGTGGTTTTTGGAGAGAAGTCAGCGTAGGTGGAGGAGTTTTCTCGTTAAGGGAAAGTCGAAGTGCCCAACAAAAAGGAAATGTCGTAGAAGATGAGAACAATATTCTGCAAGATGGAACTTTGATCGACCTTTGCGGTGCCACGTTACTTTGGAGATCAGCGGAAGGTCTGGCAAAGTCGCCA ACAAAGCATAATTTAGAAGAACTAGTTGATGCTATAAATGCCGGAAGACCACAATGCCCCGTTGGTTTAAATACATTAGTTATACCACGTAAAGCAGCTGCAGATTCAGCACAACAGCAACCATATGTCTATTTGAAATGTGGACATGTACAAGGTCTCCATGATTGGGGTCAAGAAAAAGACAAAGCCACTAGAAGGTGTCCAATGTGTCTAGTAGCCGGTTCAGTAGTTAAACTTTCTATGGGAATAGAACCTGCATTTTATGTGGATTGTGGCCCGCCTACTTATGCATTTAGGCCTTGTGGACACATGGCTACAGAAAAAACTGTCAA ATATTGGGAGAAAGTTGCAATTCCACATGGTACAAATGGTTATATTGCAATTTGTCCGTTTTGCGCAGTCCCTCTTGAAGGAACACCAGGATACGTAAAACTGATTTTCCAAGATAATGTAGATTGA
- the Pli gene encoding E3 ubiquitin-protein ligase pellino isoform X1, giving the protein MPVTKRIPCPSRSDGGSSESPLLVEEGETVGAPHSPRSKHNHNHTHANPHRSHSYRHEKPKQLIKYGELVILGYNGFLPPGDRGRRRSKFVLFKRPVPNGVKRSKHYIVKTPHSSQAILNTKQHSISYTLSRTQAVIVEYTEDEGTDMFQVGRSSESPIDFVVMDTCAGGSDGSNEGRVAQSTISRFACRILADRSDPRIARIYAAGFDSSRNIFLGEKATKWQENREIDGLTTNGVLIMHPRGQFCGGEAQCGFWREVSVGGGVFSLRESRSAQQKGNVVEDENNILQDGTLIDLCGATLLWRSAEGLAKSPTKHNLEELVDAINAGRPQCPVGLNTLVIPRKAAADSAQQQPYVYLKCGHVQGLHDWGQEKDKATRRCPMCLVAGSVVKLSMGIEPAFYVDCGPPTYAFRPCGHMATEKTVKYWEKVAIPHGTNGYIAICPFCAVPLEGTPGYVKLIFQDNVD; this is encoded by the exons ATGCCAGTAACTAAACGTATTCCATGCCCTTCGCG ATCTGACGGTGGTAGCAGTGAAAGTCCATTACTTGTGGAAGAAGGAGAAACAGTTGGTGCACCTCACAGTCCACGCAGCAAACATAATCACAATCATACACATGCTAATCCTCATAGGTCCCACAGTTACCGCCATGAAAAACCAAAAcagctaataaaatatggaGAATTAGTTATTCTTGG ttaCAATGGATTCCTTCCACCAGGGGATAGAGGAAGGAGAAGAAGTAAGTTCGTTTTGTTTAAAAGACCTGTACCAAATGGCGTGAAACGCAGTAAACATTACATCGTTAAAACACCTCATAGTTCGCAAGCTATTCTTAATACAAAACAACATTCGATATCGTATACTCTTTCTCGAACACAAGCCGTTATCGTGGAGTATACCGAAGATGAAGGAACTGATATGTTTCAG GTTGGACGTTCTTCCGAATCTCCTATCGACTTTGTTGTCATGGACACATGTGCAGGCGGTAGTGACGGTTCGAACGAAGGACGCGTTGCTCAAAGTACAATTAGCAGGTTTGCCTGTCGAATTCTCGCCGATCGATCGGATCCTAGAATCGCCAGAATATATGCTGCAGGttttgatagttcaagaaataTCTTTTTAGGG GAAAAAGCAACAAAGTGGCAAGAAAATCGTGAGATTGATGGGCTCACAACAAATGGCGTTTTAATAATGCATCCGCGGGGTCAGTTTTGTGGCGGTGAAGCACAGTGTGGTTTTTGGAGAGAAGTCAGCGTAGGTGGAGGAGTTTTCTCGTTAAGGGAAAGTCGAAGTGCCCAACAAAAAGGAAATGTCGTAGAAGATGAGAACAATATTCTGCAAGATGGAACTTTGATCGACCTTTGCGGTGCCACGTTACTTTGGAGATCAGCGGAAGGTCTGGCAAAGTCGCCA ACAAAGCATAATTTAGAAGAACTAGTTGATGCTATAAATGCCGGAAGACCACAATGCCCCGTTGGTTTAAATACATTAGTTATACCACGTAAAGCAGCTGCAGATTCAGCACAACAGCAACCATATGTCTATTTGAAATGTGGACATGTACAAGGTCTCCATGATTGGGGTCAAGAAAAAGACAAAGCCACTAGAAGGTGTCCAATGTGTCTAGTAGCCGGTTCAGTAGTTAAACTTTCTATGGGAATAGAACCTGCATTTTATGTGGATTGTGGCCCGCCTACTTATGCATTTAGGCCTTGTGGACACATGGCTACAGAAAAAACTGTCAA ATATTGGGAGAAAGTTGCAATTCCACATGGTACAAATGGTTATATTGCAATTTGTCCGTTTTGCGCAGTCCCTCTTGAAGGAACACCAGGATACGTAAAACTGATTTTCCAAGATAATGTAGATTGA
- the Cbp80 gene encoding nuclear cap-binding protein subunit 1 codes for MSRKRIHEEEDGYERTYKKRRRVSENQEIEDRLESLILRVGEKSTSSLESNLEGLASVLEADLGLFRSKILRILTECAIRMPEKCTIYTTLVGLLNAKNFNFGGEFVDYMVKNFKDALKACKWDVARYSLRFLADLVNCHVLSCGSLMQLFDNMLDAANEDGVPQVRRDWYVYAVLSTLPWVGRELYEKKEQELDHLMVTIEIFLNKRSKKHQAALRVWSSDTPHPQEEYLDCLWAQVRKLRQDNWAEKHIPRPYLAFDSILCEALQHNLPTIMPPPHHESYSYPLPTVVFRMFDYTDCPAEGPLLPGSHAIERFLIEEHLKQIINNYFFERKDCAAQLLNFPYKAKIPLDYCIVEVIFGELFRLPAPKHLEICYGSILIELCKLQPSTMPQVLAQATEILFRRIDSMAATAFDRFVWWFAYHLSNFQFRWSWEDWDSCLQRDPEHPRPKFIREVLLKALRLSYYQRIRDMMPGSYADLIPAPPEPIYKYTSEGASSLPGTAAAHELVVSIRRKCTPEEVLNVLNTLPGPRENEETNNFNPLKIDVFVQTLLNLGSKSFSHSFAAIGKFHYVFQVLAETEEAQICILRNMYALWKNHYQMMVVLTDKFLKTGIIECSAIANWIFSKEMVSEFTKLYIWEILHLTIRKKNKHVTKLSTELAEAREKLRRAESRSGSSSEDEDNNKDRNREKPSEDVVERMEEKLETAQADQKNLFLIIFQRFIMILSEHLGRCDTDGIDYNTHWYKWTIGRLQQVFLTHHEQVQKYSSTLETLLFTPDLDPHILDVFHQFVSLRA; via the exons atgagTCGCAAAAGAATACATGAAGAGGAAGATGGATACG aacGGACGTATAAGAAACGTAGGAGGGTATCAGAGAATCAAGAGATTGAAGATCGACTTGAATCTCTCATCCTGAGAGTAGGAGAAAAATCTACATCATCCTTAGAGAGCAACCTTGAGGGTCTAGCTTCAGTGTTAGAAGCTGATCTTGGACTATTTCGCAGCAAAATACTTAGGATTCTAACTGAATGTGCAATTAGGATGCCAGAAAAATGTACAATTTATACCACTCTTGTTGGATTGTTGAATGCAAAGAACTTTAATTTTGGTGGTGAATTTGTTGACTACATGGTAAAGAACTTTAAAGACGCATTGAAAGCTTGTAAATGGGATGTAGCTAGATATTCATTAAGATTTCTAGCCGATTTAGTAAACTGCCATGTTTTATCTTGTGGATCTTTAATGCAATTGTTTGACAATATGTTAGATGCTGCTAATGAAGATGGTGTACCTCAAGTAAGACGAGATTG gTATGTCTATGCTGTATTATCAACATTACCATGGGTAGGAAGAGAATTATatgaaaaaaaggaacaagaGTTAGACCATTTGATGGTtacaatagaaatatttttaaataaaagaagtAAAAAGCATCAAGCAGCATTAAGAGTATGGTCAAGTGACACACCTCACCCTCAGGAAGAATATTTAGATTGCTTATGGGCTCAAGTGAGAAAACTTAGGCAAGACAATTGGGCAGAAAAACATATTCCTAGACCATATCTTGCGTTTGACTCAATATTATGCGAAGCATTGCAACACAATTTACCTACTATAATGCCACCGCCGCATCATGAATCTTATTCCTATCCACTACCTACAGTTGTTTTCCGCATGTTTGATTACACAGATTGCCCAGCTGAAGGACCGTTATTACCTGGAAGCCATGCTATAGAACGTTTTCTTATAGAGGAACATTTAAAACAAATTATCAACAATTACTTCTTTGAAAGAAAAGATTG TGCAGCCCAACTATTGAACTTTCCATATAAAGCAAAAATACCATTGGATTATTGTATAGTTGAAGTAATATTCGGTGAATTATTTAGACTACCAGCTCCAAAGCATTTAGAAATATGTTATGGGTCGATTTTAATTGAACTTTGCAAATTACAACCATCAACAATGCCACAG GTTTTGGCACAAGCAACAGAAATTTTATTCCGTCGCATAGACAGTATGGCCGCTACTGCTTTTGATCGTTTCGTATGGTGGTTCGCGTATCATTTAAGCaattttcaatttcgttggtcCTGGGAAGATTGGGATTCTTGTTTGCAACGCGATCCAGAACATCCTCGGCCAAAATTTATTCGAGAAGTACTTCTAAAAGCTTTACG ATTATCATATTACCAAAGAATACGGGATATGATGCCAGGATCGTACGCTGACTTAATTCCAGCACCTCCAGAGcctatttataaatatacttcAGAGGGTGCCa GTTCACTTCCGGGCACAGCAGCAGCTCATGAATTGGTCGTTTCTATAAGACGTAAGTGTACTCCAGAAGAAGTTCTCAACGTATTAAATACGTTACCAGGTCCTAGAGAAAATgaagaaacgaataatttcaATCCTTTGAAAATTGATGTCTTTGTACAAACATTATTGAATTTAGGTTCAAAAAGCTTTAGCCACAGTTTTGCAGCCATAGGAAAATTTCATTATGTTTTTCAA GTTCTTGCTGAAACTGAAGAAGCTCAAATATGCATTTTGAGAAATATGTATGCATTATGGAAGAATCACTATCAAATGATGGTAGTCTTGACTGATAAATTCTTAAAAACTGGTATTATTGAATGTAGTGCAATCGCAAATTGGATATTTTCTAAAGAAATGGTATCAGAATTTACCaa ATTATATATTTGGGAAATTCTTCATTTAACAATCCGAAAGAAAAACAAACATGTAACAAAGTTAAGCACAGAATTAGCGGAAGCTCGTGAGAAGTTGAGGAGAGCAGAAAGTAGGTCAGGTTCATCGTCAGAAGATGAAGACAATAATAAAGACAGGAATAGGGAAAAACCTTCGGAAGATGTTGTAGAAAGAATGGAGGAAAAGCTGGAAACAGCTCAAGCAGATCAGAAAAATTTGTTCCTTATCATTTTCCAG CGTTTTATAATGATTCTATCGGAACATTTAGGACGCTGTGATACTGACGGTATAGATTATAATACTCACTGGTACAAATGGACCATTGGCAGACTACAGCAAGTGTTCCTAACT CATCATGAGCAGGTTCAAAAGTATTCATCAACATTAGAAACTTTACTTTTTACTCCAGACCTGGATCCGCATATCTTGGATGTTTTCCATCAGTTTGTTTCTCTACGAGCATGA